ATCCATTCCAACGCCCGGGCTCCGCCCATGGACCCGCCAACGACGGCGGCCACTTCGGTTATTCCCAGAGCCTCCAGCGCGGCGATGTCAGCTTCCACCTGGTCGCGAATGGTGATCAGCGGAAACCTTGAGCCGTAAGGCTTTCCGTCGCGGGCCAGCGAACTCGGGCCGGTCGAACCGCGGCAGCCGCCCAGCACATTGGTGGACACCGCGCACCAGCGGTCGGTGTCGATGGGCGCGCCCGGTCCGACCACGCCGTCCCACCACCCGGGGGTGGGATGCCCGGCCCCGGCCGGGCCGGTGACGTGCGAATCACCGGTCAGTGCATGCAGCACCATCACCACGTTGTCGCGCGTGGGGGACAACTCGCCCCAGCGCTGCACGGCGATGTGGACGTCGTCGATGACCGCGCCGCTCTCCAGCTGCAGCGAGCCGATGTCGACGACACCGATCTCGCCTTCGGCGGGCAACGTCTGGGTGGGTACGTCGGAGATCGTCATGTCATTTCTCTCGCGCGTCCCTCAGAATGCCGCCACGGTCTGCGGGTCGCTGCCGTTGGCCGCGTATACCCCGGCTGCGGCGAAACCAAGCTCCAGGTCGGCCAGGATGTCGTCGATGCCTTCGATGCCCACGGCTAACCGCACCAGGCCGGGGGTGACGCCGGTGGCCAACTGCTCGGCGGGGCTGAGCTGGGCGTGGGTGGTGGACGCCGGGTGGATCACCAGCGAGCGCACGTCACCGATGTTGGCGACGTGACTGTGCAACCGCAGCGCGTCGACGAACGCTTTGCCGGCCTCGACACCGCCGGCCAGCTCGAAGGCCAGTACCGCACCAGTTCCCTTGGTTCCCTTGGGCGCCAACTTCTTTGCCCGCTCGTGCCAGGGCGAACCGGGCAGTCCGGCATAGTTGACCGACAGCACGTCGTCGCGGGCAGCCAGGAACTCCGCGACCCGCTGCGCATTGGCGACGTGCCGCTCCATCCGCAGGCTCAGCGTCTCCAGGCCCTGAGCCACCAGGAACGCGTTGAACGGTGAGGCCGCCGAACCGAGGTCACGCAGCAACTGCACCCGGGCCTTGAGCGCGAACGCCGGCGGCCCCAGTTCGGCGTAGACCACGCCGTGGTAGCTGGGGTCGGGCGCGGTGAAGCCGGGGAAGCGGCCCTGGGTCCAGTCGAAGGCGCCGCCGTCGACGATCACACCGGCGATCGCGGAGCCGTGCCCGCCCAGATACTTGGTCGCCGAGTGGACCACCACGTCGGCGCCGTGGGCCAGCGGCTGGATCAGGTAGGGAGTGGCGATGGTGTTGTCGACGATCAACGGCACCCCGTTGCGGTGCGCCACCTCGGCTACCCCGGGGATGTCCAGGATGTCGATCTGCGGGTTGGAGATGGTCTCGCCGAAGAACGCCTTGGTGTTGGGTCGCACGGCCTGCTGCCAGGAGTCCAGATTGTCCGGGTCGTCGACGAAGCTGACCTCGATGCCGAGCTTGGCCAGCGAGTAGTGGAACAGGTTGTAGGTGCCGCCGTAGAGCCGGGGACTGGACACGATGTGATCACCGGCGCCGGCCAGGTTCAGGATGGCAAACGTCTCGGCGGCCTGCCCGGAGGACAGGAACAGCGCGGCCACCCCGCCCTCGAGGGCGGCGATGCGCTGCTCGACGACGTCGGTGGTCGGGTTGCCGATGCGGGTGTAGATGTTGCCCGGCTCGGCCAGCCCGAACAGGGCGGCGGCGTGCGCGACACTGTTGAAGGTGTAGGACGTGGTCTGGTAGATCGGCAGCGCGCGGGCGTTGGTGGTCGGGTCCGGGTGCTGGCCGGCGTGGATCTGCTTGGTTTCGAACGACCAGTTCGCCGTCGGGTCGGCGGCTGCGGTGCTGTCGTTGGTCACGAGAATCTTCCCCTGTCTGGCTCAGGGGCCCGTTCATGGCGGACCCGCGCTTGCCGGATAGCCGGTTGGGCTACTCAACCTGGTCATCACCCGGGGCACCCCACCGCGGTTGGAGGGTTGCCGGCCAGCAAGCCGGGGCTTGACGCTGGCGCTCATGACCGAAAAGAAGCGTATCGCATGGCGGCGCCGCGCTGCCAATTGCGCAGCAACCGCGGGGTGTGTGTCCAGCTGCCCTGGTCAGGCAGTGGCTGGCGGCTCGACCTGTCGCGCCGACGACACGCACTCGTCGATGAATTGGGTGATCACCTCGGTGACCCGGCCCGGCGCCTCGAACATCGGCACATGCCCGACGTTTTCCAGCACGGTGAAGAGGTGGTCGTCGGGCAGGTGTTCGCGGAAGTGCTTGCTGAACCTGGGGGAGGGGACGATGCGGTCCTTGGTGCAGATCACCAGGTGCGCCGGGACGGCGTTCTCGGCGAGTTCCTCCAGGCCCGGCATCAGCAGCGCCTTGAGCAGCAGCTGGAAGTAGGCGGGGCAGTGCGCGACGTCGTCGATGATGGTGCTCAGTTCGCGTTCGCTGACCCCGTCAGGGGAGGCGCTGATCGCGTAGGTGGCCAGCGGCCGGCTGAACGGGACGCGCAGCACCCGCGGGCCGAGCAGCCAGGCGAACACCAGTAGCGGGATGCCCAGGATGAACTTGGCAATCACCTCGAACTTGGCCGGGCTCCATCGTGTCCACCCGCCGGCCGGGGCGATTCCGGTGACGCTGCGGGCGCGGCCGCGTCGTTCCAGCTCGAACGCGACCCAGCCGCCCAGCGAGTTGCCGACGATGTGCGCGGTGTCCCAGCCCAGTTCGTCCATCTGACGTTCGACGTGATCGGCCAGCACCTGCGAGGACAGGAACCAGGTGCCGGCGCGGGGGCCGCCGTTGTGGCTGGCCATGGTGGGCGCGAACACCTCGTAACGGCCGGTGTCGGCCAGTTGCTGGGCGACCACTTCCCATACCGTCTGAGACATCAGGAACGGGTGCAGCAGCAGGACGGGTTCGGCCGAACCATCGGTGGGGCCCAGGTGAATCGGGGTA
The nucleotide sequence above comes from Mycobacterium kiyosense. Encoded proteins:
- the metC gene encoding bifunctional o-acetylhomoserine/o-acetylserine sulfhydrylase, coding for MTNDSTAAADPTANWSFETKQIHAGQHPDPTTNARALPIYQTTSYTFNSVAHAAALFGLAEPGNIYTRIGNPTTDVVEQRIAALEGGVAALFLSSGQAAETFAILNLAGAGDHIVSSPRLYGGTYNLFHYSLAKLGIEVSFVDDPDNLDSWQQAVRPNTKAFFGETISNPQIDILDIPGVAEVAHRNGVPLIVDNTIATPYLIQPLAHGADVVVHSATKYLGGHGSAIAGVIVDGGAFDWTQGRFPGFTAPDPSYHGVVYAELGPPAFALKARVQLLRDLGSAASPFNAFLVAQGLETLSLRMERHVANAQRVAEFLAARDDVLSVNYAGLPGSPWHERAKKLAPKGTKGTGAVLAFELAGGVEAGKAFVDALRLHSHVANIGDVRSLVIHPASTTHAQLSPAEQLATGVTPGLVRLAVGIEGIDDILADLELGFAAAGVYAANGSDPQTVAAF
- a CDS encoding alpha/beta hydrolase, which produces MGRQASAIRTPIHLGPTDGSAEPVLLLHPFLMSQTVWEVVAQQLADTGRYEVFAPTMASHNGGPRAGTWFLSSQVLADHVERQMDELGWDTAHIVGNSLGGWVAFELERRGRARSVTGIAPAGGWTRWSPAKFEVIAKFILGIPLLVFAWLLGPRVLRVPFSRPLATYAISASPDGVSERELSTIIDDVAHCPAYFQLLLKALLMPGLEELAENAVPAHLVICTKDRIVPSPRFSKHFREHLPDDHLFTVLENVGHVPMFEAPGRVTEVITQFIDECVSSARQVEPPATA